TATAGCACTCTACTTGATTGCTCTTGGAACTGGTGGTATCAAACCATGTGTCTCGTCTTTTGGTGCTGACCAATTTGATGACAATGATGAGACtgagaggaaaaagaagagCTCTTTCTTCAATTGGTTTTACTTCTCAATCAATATTGGCGCACTCGTTGCTTCGTCTGTGTTAGTTTGGATACAGACGAATGTCGGATGGGGATGGGGTTTTGGAGTACCTGCAGTTGCAATGGTCATTGCGATTATATTTTTCTTCATCGGTAGTCGAAGGTATAGGATTCAACTTCCTGGAGGCAGCCCCCTTACAAGGATTTGTCAAGTTCTAGTTGCAGCATCAAGGAATTTTAAAGTCCAAGTGCCAGAAAACGAGTCTCTTCTCTACGAGACAGCTGATGCAGAATCTAACATCATAGGGAGTCGCAAACTTGAACACACTACTAAATTAAAGTGAGTTATCTGATGTTAGAGTATCTAAAAAGCATCTGTCACAATATCTTAATTGGATGACTTAAGTTCCAACCCATTCCATTATATTTTACGCAATCCCAACTATGAAATATATAGTATGATACTATTCCACTCCATTTACCCTTTTTATCAATCTAGACATATCCTCATGAACGACTTCCATATTATTTTAACTTCTTTCATCTATCTCTCTTTCCTCTTTTTTTACCTTAATCCATAtaaatcaacatatatatatatatatatatatattatctgGGAGTGCTAGGATACTCCCACTCACTTAGCATTGAACACCTTTTTCCTTGGACCAAAAATATCATTTATCTTGTCCTTATAATAATTTCTGCTACTGGGTAATAAGTAATTTacctatcatttttttttttcgaaaaactGAACCTTTAtcactttctctttcttcttcttcatggtaACGTGTTATATATAGTCAGAGAAAAGTAATACTAATACTTAGCCTTGttaaagtctcacattgactagagatatgaccaaataAGTACATGTATAGGGTAAAACAATCCTCATAcatgagctagcttttgaggaagattagGCTTAATCCAAATTCAAATATGGTATTGGCTGGAGCCTATCCTGAGTCTGTTTGTTGGAGATCACCCATACATAGGTTATTCCGCAAATATCCATTCATGCAAATTCCATGCGCTAGATGTCGGGCGTGAGGGGTGTGTTAAGGTctcacattaactagagatatggTGAAATAATGACACATATGAGGTAGGACAATCCTCACCCCTGTGCTAGCTTTTCGGGTAGTGTTAGACTTGATCTAAATTGTAATATGCCCATCAGGGCATAATTCTTTCTAATATAACATCATGAAGCATCATCATCTCATTCTAAAGCtaagtttatatttttgttttttgttttaactAGCTTGGTTTATTCTTACTGTCAATAATATTCTTCATAATCTTGTTTTTGACCGAGCTCAATGACgtagtgtgatccatatagccgacctcacttTGTGGGATAATGCTTTTGTttctattgttgttgttgttttaactAACATAAGTTACTGATTCTGATTCTAGGTGTTTAGATAAGGCAGCAGTAGCAACAGAATCTGACAGCATTAAGGATCTGCCAAACCCATGGAGAATCTGCACAGTAACACAAGTTGAGGAACTCAAGTCTTTCATTTGTTTGCTCCCAGTTTGGGCATCACTGATTGCCTTTGCAACCGTATACGGTCAAATGGGCACCATGTTTGTGTTACAAGGCAACACAATGGACCAGCACATTGGCCCTCACTTCAAAATTCCATCAGCATCCCTCTCCCTCTTTGACACCCTCAGCGTCATCTTCTGGGCTCCTTTGTATGACCGTATCATTGTCCCCTGTGCGAGAAAGTTCACGGGCCACGAACTGGGATTTACGCAACTTCAAAGAATAGGCATTGGCCTCGTCATCTCCATCATCTCCATGACCGTTGCCGGCATTTTAGAGGTTGTTCGCCTCAACATAGTCCGGAAAAACAACTACTATGATCTTGAAACCATCCCATTGTCAATCTTCTGGCAAGTCCCTCAGTATATTCTTGTAGGAGCCGCAGAGGTTTTCACAAACATTGGCCAGATGGAGTTCTTCTATGGTGAGGCGCCTGATGCTATGAGAAGTTTGTGTTCTGCTCTCTCACTCACAACTAATGCCTTGGGAAATTATGTGAGCACTTTGCTTGTTATTATTGTAACGAAAGTCACCACAAGCAGTGGAAGTCTTGGTTGGATTCCAGATAACATGAATAGAGGCCATCTTGACTACTTCTACTGGCTTTTGACCGTTCTGAGCTTGCTTAACTTCCTGGTGTATCTCTGGATTGCTAAGAGGTATACATACAAAAAGGTGGCAGGAAATGCTCAATGAGATGTTGCTGCCAAGTTTCACAACTTCATTTGCTCAATATTTTAGTATATTGATAAATCAACTGttgatatttaatatatatggaTTTTTAATCAAGTGTGGATTTTTAATCTTTCTCCAAAGTCAATTCCGTGCTTTATAAGAGTCGACTCTCTTCAATTGTAACTTGCTattgatttttggtttttcggTGCATTGGCGTTTAATCTTTCTCTAAGAGGTTGGATTGTATGGATGCTACTTGTACTGTGTTGAACACTTGAACTAAAGATCCTGTTCATGGTTCTTTGTAATCTTCTTACATGTCAACATCTATGATGATGATTTTGTAAGTCCACATCTGTGTATATTGAGTTTACAGGTAGATAACTGATCCAGGTAAACAATTGATCTGTCAAACAAACAAGTATAATTTATGGTCATAAAACATAAGAATATCACTACAAAATATATAGATTTATGATTTATGATTTATGAACGAGTCACTGTAACACAAGGCAAATGAAGGGAAAACTATGTGGAGAGGTGCAACCAGTGAGAGAGACctgttgaaatttgaaaatatgacataaaaactacaacaaaagcataacGCCATAACCATAGCACAAGAACTTAATgtggaaaattaaaaaaactgcAGAAAATTATGACGGTTGACTAAGACAACCAAAGAATAACACTGAATTTTTTAAGAGTACATAGACTTTTCACTCAAACACAACAGAACTCCATAAAACTCACTTTACATAACAAACATCTGAATTATATCTCACAACACTCTACAAGAatataagaaaaataagaaatttatATACAAGTTTTAAATGTTTTCAACTTGTTATGGGAAGAAGAAATTGAAATGAGGAACTCTATTTATAAACGTTGCAAGGTTACTATACAAGTGCAGGCAGGCATAAGCTTTTTCCTCCCTTTCTTGCTGCCTTTGTCTTCAATCAATTTCTGGTCCTCTTTCTATACAAACTAATCCAAAGACTTTCAGAAATTTGAAAAACTCAGCGAATATTCACCAACTCAACCATGTTTTATTCCTTTTCTTCATCCCACATTTTCACATCCTCGTGTGAAGTTGCATCACTTGCTACTTGATTATTGGACAGAGGACATTTCCCTAATTCACACAAAACAGTGAAGTAGTATGAAATATATATCTTAAATATTAGCTAACAAATCATTATTGATGTAAAGTTTTACAATGCAGAATATCATACAATCATGAATTCGAAAGGCAAATGAGTAATCAGGATCCAGATACAAAGTTATATATGGTTCAGAGGGACCTAATATAAAGCCAAAAGAAGAACGATCAACACAAATTAAATGATGATAGCCTTTTACTGATGATTGATAGATTCAAAAGGATACCATAAGTACATAGCCAACAAATTCATTCTTAACATATAAATGTTTTCTGGAAGCAAAAGAGATGGATTCAAACCTCAAAATAGGTTTATCACTCCTTCGCTGGTCTGAAAAGAAGCGGACCAATCAAGATACCAGCCACAAGGAACCAGACAGGCTGTGAAGTCAGAAGAGCTCGAACAAGGGAAGGAAGCATGAAGAAGAGTCGACCAAATCTCTAAAATCATGAACAAAGAGAAAGGGGATGACCTCATGAATGGAATAATAAGATTTTGaagaaataaaattgaagttcaaATGTGCAAAGTTCTTATCCAATCAAGCAGTTGAAGCAGTTCAATGTGTCCAACATGCATGACCAGATTTATGAGGTAACTTGCACAACTGTTTTACAGTTCCAATTCAGTACTTAAACCCTGCTTggataataatatgaaaaaccaTTCATTTCAAATGTGCATCAATTCAGACTATTATTACTTACATTTTCATCACCGCTAGAAACAACAGCATTCTTATCTGGCTCATGGTAGTGCTCTACCTTTTTGTCAAATGGTTCATCATATATGAGATAAACTGTTGTATTCTTCACAGAGAAACTGTTCTCAAAAACAACCACCACCTTCACTTTGTTACCAGGTTCTATATTTGATACTACTTTCTGCCACTCCTCTTCATCGAAGGAGTCTAATGCATCTTTCTTATAGAGCTGAATGGTGTTTTTTGTGTAATTTATCAACATGACATTTTTCAGGCCTTCTGATGTGATTTTGTCTGGGGAAGAAGAATAGACAATGCACATTATTGCCCTCAAGTTGCGCCCGTCCACTTGTGGGACTTTGAAAATCACATAAGAACATTCACTATTGAATGTTAGCCAATCAGGATAGTTGTCATTCGGAAGTAAACCAAACTCGATGGGAGGCATTTTCTGTTCAATGAACATGCACACATATAAAAAGTAAAACTATTAAATATATTGATaccaaaaattatttaatttaattgttaAACACAAATGTTTCCCGTATAGCATAAATTAATTACCTATTTTCttgtaaattttaattatacTCTATGGCATCTTCAGGACAAAAAAATCATATTGTACTTTAAAATAGCAAGGGCCTCTTCGAACAGTTTAGTTTTCAAAatggaaaatgagaaaaaacttgtttgatatAGACTGTTTCCAAAAACTCTTCTTAAAAATAGATCTATTTACAGTTTTTACAACTATAATCTCAAAACATATCAGAGATTTTTCAAAATTGGTAAAACATGTCAAACAAGTTTCCAAAAACTCTTCTTAAAAATAGATCTATTTACAGTTTTAAcagtttattttttcttcttctggaaAAAAAGTTTTAAAGTTTGTTTCtacaataattttaaaattgagcAAACAGACAAGGGAATCATACAAGCCCCAAGTCTATTTAAATATGACCATTTGTAAGTATAAAGTTTTGAAAATTAAatctttataattattttttaataacatAAAATCATCAATTATCTCAAGAGTTAAATCTAAATTAAAAACTAAGGTGATGTCTAACTTTAAACCAACTGTAAATATCTCTAATTGAGGAGTGCTAGCAACACACTCTTTTAGACTCTGTCCCTCACAACTCACAAGCTTCTTAGTCTATTTTTAAAGAGGTCAACACGTTAGCCTCACCTTATATAAAATGTGctcacttttgaaaaaataaaccaATCATATGAAGTTTGATTAAAAGAGTGTGTAGCTCTCTAGTTCTATACTTATAACATTAATAAGGCAATGAGCAACACACTCTTTTAAACTCTCCCTTACAAGCTTCTATGCTTAAGTCTATTTTTAAAAAAGCTAACACGTTTGTCTCACATTTATAAAATTAGTTCACTTTATTAAAAACAAACCAATCATATGGAGTTTGATTAATAGAGTGTGCAGCTAGCATTTCCCTAGTTccataaacttaaaaaaaactaataaggCAACCCTAGTTCCATATACTTAAACACTAATAAGGCAATGGTGGTATGGTGTGTGTGTAAAGTGAAGAGAGAACCTGTAAAATGCTTTCTTTAAGAGTATCGGAAACACTGCAGTTCATTCCCATTTGTATCAAAAGAGATGTCAAGGATTTTTTTGACCATGAGATGCGAACTTGGCTGTGACAATCAACTAAAAAAGAATTATTGTTTGACACTTGATTTGTGCTTGGGCTTGCTTCTAATTCCCCACAAATTGTGGTATTTAAGGTATCCAAAATCCTCTCTACACTTTGATTCAGCTGAACTTCTGAGTCACACTTCACCCAAAGGCGTTGAAGCTTCTGAAGATCTTTTAGAGCATATAATAGACCATAGAAACTACTGTTATGTTCATCCGAGAGATCAAGACATGACATGCCCACAACAGATGTTTGAACTTGGGATAAAGTATCATTAGCTGGAGACATCCAAGACTGTATAATTGAAGGAAATACATCTCGTGAGAATCCTTCATAGCCGCACAAAGAAATATATCCAATGCTTTTTGATCTCACTACAGCAAAGGGAACTCTTGTTATACCAGTGTTATCTGCAACCAGGGTGGTTAAAGATACCATTTGTTCCATATCCTCTTCCAACTTGTCAATTTTTGAACACCCAGACAAAATCAGGGTTTTTAATGACTTTAACTTATAGATGCTTCTTGGAAACGAAGGCTTGTACAGTTTTTCAAACTTATAAGAAGCAGTTCATTGAGATTTCCAATGGTAGGAGAAATTGAAGACAAACTGGTACAATCTTTTAGTACTAACTTTTCAAGATTCGGTAAGTTTGAAAAGTCTGGAGTTTGTCTCAAGTTATGAGAATGACTGAGATTGAGAAATTTCAGCTTCCTTAGCATCTGGCAGAAAGAAATTTGAAAACATATGTTAGAGAAAGCAGCACAggaaaatagatgaagaaaaaaaccaTCACTCAAAATGTTGACGGTTAAAATGTCCATATAAGATATGTGTATTGCTCATTTTAGTCACTGCAATTAATACAGATATTATTGTTTTCCTCCGTAGTTAATAAAGTCGAAGTATCACATGGGACGGTAAAATTTGTTGCATCAACATGCACTATTACTATTCAAACTCTATCTTTTAAAGAATTATAACTCGTACCTGGGACTTCTTCCAAACTTGTACCAGATTGGAATATTTGAAGTCAATGGCAACTAAACTTTGTTGATGAAAGTCTGGTGGTGTATATTTTAAAGGAAATCTATGCCAGCAAAGCCATCTAAGATCTCTTGAAAGATACTTATAATCTCCATTAAGTTGTGCGCCAGCAAGTTGAAGCAATCTAAGTTTATCCATCTTCTCAAATGCTTGGGCATCCAAATTATAAGTTGTATCCATTTCTGGACACTTCAAAGTCAGTCCCTGAACATCCACTATTCTCTATGAGACAAAatcaacagaaaaaaaaaaaatgaatcacATATCGTAGGTAAATGGTCGTTAAAAATCCACTGACTACAACTGTAAGGTTTGAAGCCCATAATCTGTTACTAGAAACCATGGAGCACAAAACGATTCACAAGCAAAGATTATTTTCACAATTATTAAGATAAACAAGACAGGCAACTGATTGTTGGTAACAACTGAATTCACTTAGCAATCTGACTTTAGATAGTTTAGAAACAAAAACAATAGATGCAATAAGTTCTTACAGTGTATTTTGATAATACACAGTGCACATCCTCATAACGCCATAATCTACTAGGCTCCTTGCCCCCTTCTGCTGATCTCTTGCGGACAATTTCTTTTCCCATGTCTCGTAGCAAATCATGCATTCCGATCCTGTTCTTCCTATCAATAGTTACAAGGCATTGTTGTACGAGGACACTTATTCCAATTTCTGTAAAATTCCCACAGTCATTTAATATCTCAATCACATCATTTTGGTCCATCCCAATAAAGAAGAAAGCTATATCAAGGAATATTTCTTTAATATCATCATCACTTAAACCATCAAAACTTATTCTAAGCTTCTCCATCACTTCATTATTGGGAATCATTTTGAGTTTCTCCAGTACACTCTTCCACTCTGTTATCCTCCTCCTAGTCAACAAAAAGGACCCAATTACTTGAAGAGCTAGCGGCAACCCACCGCAGTATTTAACTACATCGCTAGAAAGATCAGCGAAACCATCTTCAGGACCTGGTTGCTTAAATGCATGCCAACTAAAAAGCTCAAGAGATTCCTTGTTGTCCATCTCTTTTATTCTATATACAACTTCAACTCCAAACTCCTTTTGAACTATATTTACATCTCTTGTTGTGATGATAATTCTACTTCCTTGGCCAAACCATTCACGACTTCCACACAAAGCCCTCAGTTGGTCCAATTTATTGACATCGTCCAGCACAAGAAATACTTTCTTCTGGCTAAGTCTTCTCTTCAATTCAACTTTTCCTGATTCAACATTATCTATCTTTGTCTTGGTGGTTTTGTAGATATCAGAAAGAAGTTTCTGTTGTAAAGTAACTATGCCATTATTTTGTTCGCAAACTTCCCTAACATTTAGGAGGAAGCTCTTAGCCTCAAAATCACGACGAATTTGATTATACACGGCTTTGGCAATGGTTGTTTTACCCATCCCTCCCATCCCCCATATCCCAAGTAGTAGAGGATCTTTGGATTGTTGGCTTTTCAATAGTCGAATTACATCTTGAATGCGAGCTTCTACCCCCACTGGATGCTCAGCAACAAATAAGTCTGTCTTGCCTAGCAAATCGGCAACATCTTCAACTACTTTCGT
This portion of the Lotus japonicus ecotype B-129 chromosome 3, LjGifu_v1.2 genome encodes:
- the LOC130749346 gene encoding protein NRT1/ PTR FAMILY 8.1-like; the encoded protein is MPDIAKKHDTVEDDLYTKDGTININKQPANKKETGDWKACRYILGNECCERLAYYGMKMNLVNYLQERFHQGNATAARNVTTWAGTCYLTPLLGAFLADSYLGRYWTIASFSTIYVIGMTLFTFSAILPGLKPSCDGDSCHPTSGQTAACFIALYLIALGTGGIKPCVSSFGADQFDDNDETERKKKSSFFNWFYFSINIGALVASSVLVWIQTNVGWGWGFGVPAVAMVIAIIFFFIGSRRYRIQLPGGSPLTRICQVLVAASRNFKVQVPENESLLYETADAESNIIGSRKLEHTTKLKCLDKAAVATESDSIKDLPNPWRICTVTQVEELKSFICLLPVWASLIAFATVYGQMGTMFVLQGNTMDQHIGPHFKIPSASLSLFDTLSVIFWAPLYDRIIVPCARKFTGHELGFTQLQRIGIGLVISIISMTVAGILEVVRLNIVRKNNYYDLETIPLSIFWQVPQYILVGAAEVFTNIGQMEFFYGEAPDAMRSLCSALSLTTNALGNYVSTLLVIIVTKVTTSSGSLGWIPDNMNRGHLDYFYWLLTVLSLLNFLVYLWIAKRYTYKKVAGNAQ
- the LOC130743960 gene encoding uncharacterized protein LOC130743960, translating into MPPIEFGLLPNDNYPDWLTFNSECSYVIFKVPQVDGRNLRAIMCIVYSSSPDKITSEGLKNVMLINYTKNTIQLYKKDALDSFDEEEWQKVVSNIEPGNKVKVVVVFENSFSVKNTTVYLIYDEPFDKKVEHYHEPDKNAVVSSGDENVSNNSLN